A genomic segment from Candidatus Brocadia sinica JPN1 encodes:
- a CDS encoding glycosyltransferase family 4 protein — translation MKNRLNIGINMITSNETLRGTDRYITEILHQLSTMDKTNQYFIFYAHWQRFAQPLKASNFQFIQMSPPKGTLLKAFWQALIFPKVVKKYNLNVLHYTNPIPILKRHCPIVVTIHDLAEFIQPTKYGALKSYAKRLFVLLCIKKANFIITVSDTTKRAILDLLDYTPESIDVTLEGISQNLSVDNNDGEYIFEKYHIPRNYILYVGVIEKTKQVESIVKAFSRLDDSLQRNYAIVIAGNKGNAYEEVKATIRNCELEKKVFFLGYVQDNDLKYLYKKAKVFVFPSLIEGFGLPVLEAMGHGIPVIASDIPVISEVVGDAAVLVDPYDITALRDAMSKILLDEELRNSLITKSLERIKDFSWENTARKTLEIYRKLAGMNNEPSV, via the coding sequence TTGAAGAATAGACTGAATATTGGTATCAATATGATCACCTCTAACGAAACCTTAAGAGGTACCGACAGATACATCACAGAGATACTCCATCAACTCTCCACAATGGATAAGACGAATCAGTATTTTATCTTCTATGCACACTGGCAAAGATTCGCACAACCACTCAAGGCGTCTAACTTTCAGTTTATCCAAATGTCTCCGCCAAAAGGAACCCTGCTAAAAGCATTCTGGCAGGCGCTGATATTCCCCAAAGTGGTAAAAAAGTATAACCTCAATGTGCTTCATTACACCAATCCCATACCGATTCTGAAACGACACTGTCCCATTGTGGTAACGATCCATGACCTTGCCGAATTTATTCAACCAACAAAATACGGGGCACTCAAAAGTTATGCAAAACGCCTTTTCGTGCTCCTGTGTATAAAGAAAGCCAATTTCATCATAACCGTATCGGATACCACGAAAAGAGCAATTCTTGATCTCTTAGATTATACCCCTGAATCCATCGATGTGACCCTGGAAGGTATTTCCCAGAATTTATCCGTTGATAACAACGATGGTGAATATATTTTCGAAAAGTATCATATACCCAGAAATTATATACTCTATGTAGGTGTTATCGAAAAAACCAAACAGGTTGAATCCATTGTAAAGGCGTTTTCCCGCCTTGACGATTCTTTACAAAGAAATTATGCCATTGTAATTGCCGGCAACAAAGGAAATGCGTATGAAGAGGTAAAGGCCACTATTCGCAATTGTGAATTAGAAAAAAAGGTTTTTTTTCTGGGATATGTTCAGGATAATGATTTGAAATATCTTTATAAAAAGGCAAAGGTATTTGTTTTTCCGTCTCTTATTGAAGGATTTGGCTTGCCTGTCCTGGAGGCGATGGGACATGGAATACCGGTCATTGCATCTGATATCCCCGTCATATCAGAGGTTGTGGGGGATGCAGCCGTACTTGTCGATCCATATGATATTACTGCCCTCCGGGACGCAATGAGCAAGATACTGTTGGATGAGGAGTTGAGAAACAGCTTAATCACGAAATCTTTAGAACGGATTAAGGATTTTTCGTGGGAAAATACCGCCCGGAAAACGTTGGAAATATACAGAAAATTAGCAGGTATGAATAATGAACCTTCAGTATAA
- a CDS encoding glycosyltransferase family 9 protein, with protein MSSVLGLKASIKNVFFSLFEKFAPFLNRDKKSLAHSEMRKILVAEGGGIGDLIRVFPAIECLKDNFPAASISVLASPEAKEILSLFSKKNIISEVIDYDLKGRHRGFFRKFLLIFSLRKRHFDLIYAPDRGEGMREEVLMNFLTGIPHRIGFQKGRAGSLNTIMIELREGVPIVKQNLDILRNAGLQVTKEEIDLSVPEKDIHEAELLITKLTREIPSPVITVHPGASWNAGYRCWPLEKYISLIQRLIKEQQLKVIIIGNKGDIETGKKILKEVESPDIISVMGRTTLAQTAAIIKLSNLFLGNDSGPLHIALALKVPSIAVFGSTSPEQVIGPQERCVVIRKNLACSPCYVHQYDYTPACKDFQCLNKISVDEVFNAVKKVLSDNFHEEIS; from the coding sequence ATGAGTAGTGTTTTAGGCCTAAAGGCGAGTATAAAAAACGTTTTTTTTTCTCTTTTTGAAAAATTTGCACCTTTTCTCAATAGAGACAAAAAGTCCTTAGCTCATTCAGAGATGAGAAAGATACTCGTTGCTGAAGGTGGAGGCATAGGAGACCTTATACGGGTATTCCCTGCCATCGAATGCCTGAAGGACAATTTTCCCGCTGCCTCTATTTCTGTTCTGGCATCTCCGGAGGCAAAAGAGATTTTGTCTCTTTTTTCTAAAAAAAATATCATTTCCGAAGTAATTGATTACGACCTTAAAGGCAGGCACAGGGGATTTTTCAGAAAGTTCCTGCTTATTTTTTCTTTAAGAAAAAGGCATTTCGACCTCATCTATGCTCCGGACAGGGGAGAAGGCATGAGAGAAGAAGTTCTTATGAATTTTCTCACTGGGATACCTCACCGGATCGGTTTTCAAAAAGGCAGGGCAGGTTCATTAAATACCATAATGATTGAACTCAGAGAAGGCGTCCCGATAGTAAAGCAAAACCTGGATATTTTACGGAACGCCGGATTACAGGTAACAAAGGAAGAAATAGACCTCAGCGTGCCTGAAAAGGATATTCATGAAGCGGAGCTTCTGATAACGAAACTTACCCGGGAAATCCCTTCCCCTGTAATTACTGTCCACCCGGGTGCATCGTGGAACGCCGGATACCGGTGTTGGCCACTTGAAAAATATATATCTCTTATTCAGAGGCTGATAAAAGAACAGCAACTAAAAGTAATCATAATCGGAAACAAAGGTGATATTGAAACAGGCAAAAAAATCCTCAAAGAAGTTGAGAGCCCTGATATCATCAGTGTAATGGGCAGGACTACGCTTGCACAGACGGCTGCTATTATCAAACTTTCTAATTTGTTTTTAGGCAATGACTCAGGTCCGCTCCATATCGCACTGGCCTTAAAAGTACCCTCCATAGCTGTCTTTGGTTCGACATCACCAGAGCAGGTTATTGGCCCACAGGAACGGTGTGTTGTGATAAGAAAAAATCTGGCATGTTCGCCTTGCTATGTACATCAATATGACTATACGCCTGCCTGTAAGGATTTCCAATGTTTAAACAAAATTTCTGTAGACGAAGTATTCAATGCAGTAAAGAAGGTATTGTCAGACAATTTTCATGAAGAAATATCCTGA
- a CDS encoding glycosyltransferase: MINDENIICISWLVWDSIPLVMHQMMTRLARHNRVLFVDPPVAYSNLIIRPSLWKDRLKKTFLWLRGVRQVNDNMYVYYPPPLLLQYGHYKNVDSLNQSFLTSAIAKTAKRLGFTNPIVWIYHPYAINPRGEFGEKLVCYDCNDDVGFFFCYHFNKRNRLSDMEERLAKRADAVFATSKYLYRIRKGQNPNTHYLPSGVDSELFQQAQSPACKIAPELEDIPSPVIGFVGGMVNSKMHWEWIREAAIARPQWNFVFIGPCVENPPSYITQQKNILFVGTKPQNLLPSCIKGFDVCLIPYQGEDFLKACQPTKAFEYLAAGKPVVSSWIPELEDYREIIRLSRTSGEFIQNIEAALEDGKKEELVRKYVQASQGWTWEGRLEKASEIIINTLKKHSLTKDGLNAA, from the coding sequence ATGATCAACGATGAAAACATTATCTGCATCTCGTGGCTGGTATGGGATTCGATCCCCCTCGTAATGCACCAGATGATGACACGGTTGGCAAGGCACAACAGGGTCTTGTTTGTGGATCCGCCCGTGGCGTATAGCAACCTCATTATCCGCCCTTCACTATGGAAAGACCGCCTGAAAAAAACATTTCTGTGGTTGCGCGGAGTGCGCCAGGTAAACGACAACATGTATGTCTATTATCCGCCTCCGCTGTTATTGCAGTACGGACACTATAAAAATGTCGACAGCCTGAATCAGTCTTTCTTAACATCTGCGATCGCAAAAACAGCCAAACGTCTGGGTTTTACAAATCCAATCGTATGGATCTATCATCCCTATGCCATCAATCCCCGGGGAGAGTTTGGTGAAAAATTGGTTTGTTATGATTGCAATGACGACGTGGGTTTTTTCTTTTGTTATCACTTCAACAAGAGAAACCGGTTGTCAGATATGGAGGAGAGACTGGCAAAAAGGGCTGATGCCGTGTTTGCCACATCCAAATATCTCTATCGAATCCGAAAAGGGCAAAATCCCAATACCCATTATCTTCCTTCCGGTGTTGACAGCGAACTTTTTCAACAAGCCCAATCCCCTGCCTGTAAGATTGCACCAGAACTGGAAGATATTCCCAGTCCAGTTATCGGTTTTGTTGGTGGTATGGTCAACTCCAAGATGCATTGGGAATGGATACGGGAGGCCGCAATCGCAAGACCACAGTGGAATTTTGTCTTTATTGGACCATGTGTCGAGAACCCTCCATCCTATATTACACAGCAAAAAAACATTCTCTTTGTGGGAACTAAGCCACAAAATCTTTTACCTTCTTGTATCAAGGGTTTTGATGTATGCCTGATTCCTTATCAGGGAGAAGATTTTTTAAAGGCATGCCAGCCAACCAAGGCATTTGAATATCTGGCTGCCGGTAAACCGGTAGTTTCCTCATGGATTCCCGAGCTGGAAGACTATCGGGAAATAATTCGCCTTTCCCGTACTTCTGGAGAATTTATCCAGAATATTGAAGCCGCTTTAGAGGATGGCAAAAAAGAAGAATTGGTACGGAAATATGTTCAGGCCTCACAGGGATGGACATGGGAAGGCAGATTGGAAAAGGCTTCTGAGATTATTATCAACACCCTTAAAAAACACAGCCTAACAAAAGACGGCCTTAACGCTGCATAG
- a CDS encoding radical SAM/SPASM domain-containing protein, with translation MVKLIRTTKRNLPYNLGLGYASPPESVTIEVNYRCIFRCVMCQMWTKDFKTSRIKDNNILSKCEIEGLIEELYTIGIKSIYFCGGEPFLRKDFLDIVKYCKSKGLYCSTISNGYLINSDLAKQIVISGIDSIGISIDSANKELHDEIRGFEGAFDHAIEGIRLIKQKQKEYNTDFPEIFINTTISSKNFFFLPAITDLAKSLAVRRINFNYLSIVDHNTVKLTNQEMGEKIIGFHTFSDISPEYLLQKEHIDQLESVIENIKKRGGSEIKCDLDQALLSGNKDHLLKGKFSVLRCNTPWLSAMITPFGDVVPCAMFTGYKMGNVREMSFRKIWNNKRAMNMRRLLRKNLPPLCQKCCMVHRGTPSLWKRFYKKFLKRDSHDQR, from the coding sequence ATGGTAAAGCTAATTAGGACAACAAAAAGAAACCTTCCGTACAATTTAGGACTGGGATACGCTTCACCTCCGGAATCGGTCACCATAGAGGTTAACTATAGATGTATCTTCCGATGCGTGATGTGCCAGATGTGGACGAAAGATTTTAAAACGTCACGAATAAAGGACAATAATATCCTGTCAAAATGCGAAATAGAAGGACTTATTGAGGAACTTTATACTATAGGAATTAAATCCATATACTTTTGCGGAGGAGAACCATTTTTAAGGAAAGATTTTTTAGACATTGTCAAATATTGTAAATCGAAAGGGCTGTATTGTTCTACGATTTCAAATGGATATTTAATCAACTCTGATTTGGCTAAACAAATAGTCATCTCCGGGATAGATTCCATTGGCATTTCGATCGATAGCGCTAATAAGGAACTCCATGATGAGATCAGAGGGTTTGAGGGAGCATTTGATCATGCCATTGAAGGAATACGTTTAATCAAGCAAAAGCAGAAGGAGTACAACACTGATTTTCCCGAGATCTTCATAAACACAACAATTTCTTCAAAGAATTTTTTTTTCTTACCCGCGATAACAGATCTTGCAAAGTCTCTTGCCGTTCGAAGGATAAATTTCAATTATCTTTCCATTGTAGATCATAATACGGTGAAACTTACGAATCAGGAAATGGGAGAAAAAATTATTGGTTTTCATACCTTTTCAGATATTAGCCCTGAGTATTTGCTCCAGAAAGAGCACATTGACCAATTGGAGTCTGTCATAGAAAATATAAAGAAAAGGGGAGGCTCAGAAATCAAGTGTGATTTGGACCAGGCACTGCTCAGCGGAAACAAAGATCATTTATTGAAAGGGAAATTCTCTGTCCTTCGATGTAATACCCCATGGCTATCCGCTATGATCACCCCATTCGGTGATGTCGTACCTTGTGCCATGTTTACAGGATATAAAATGGGCAATGTAAGAGAAATGTCCTTTCGTAAAATTTGGAACAACAAGCGGGCTATGAATATGCGAAGGCTCCTTCGCAAAAACCTTCCTCCTCTTTGTCAAAAATGCTGCATGGTGCACAGAGGTACACCCTCTTTATGGAAAAGGTTTTACAAAAAATTTCTCAAAAGGGATTCACATGATCAACGATGA
- a CDS encoding protoporphyrinogen/coproporphyrinogen oxidase, protein MKKIVILGAGPTGLGAAYRLHEIGYKNWNIYEKNHYVGGLSASFRDKQGFTWDIGGHILFSNNDRFNRLVDDLLHNDVLTFKRESWIWLKDSFIQYPFQNNFHLHPDKELVFECISGLFDVLQRKGSYKNFEEWIYYFFGEGIARHFMVPYNNKVWACPLNRMDYNWIAERVSIIDIKRVLKNIISLRDDSEWGPNNTFRYPLFEGTGGLFNKFLPYTQDHLYLNKNAVRIATDRKEVIFEDGEKASYDVLISTIPLTELLGKIEDKPEWLGRSVEEFLWSGGYMVGIGIRKPCPSNKNWIYFPENNSPFYRITYLSNYSPNMTPTGEFFSFLAETSYSRFKTVSKETIVEETIQGLINSKLLKEEDRSLIVSTFLIDVPHSFPVPFVGRDTTIKNIQSFLSEQNIYSRGRFGGWKYEVGNMDHSVMQGMEVVNRIVFNKEETLYKI, encoded by the coding sequence ATGAAAAAAATTGTCATCTTAGGAGCCGGGCCTACCGGTCTTGGAGCCGCCTACAGACTCCACGAAATCGGATATAAGAACTGGAATATCTATGAAAAAAACCATTATGTCGGCGGTCTTTCTGCCAGTTTTAGGGACAAACAGGGTTTTACCTGGGATATCGGGGGACATATCCTCTTTTCAAACAACGACCGGTTTAATCGGTTAGTAGATGATTTATTACACAATGATGTGCTTACTTTTAAGAGAGAGAGCTGGATATGGCTTAAGGATAGCTTTATTCAGTACCCTTTTCAGAACAATTTTCACTTGCACCCGGATAAGGAGCTTGTATTTGAATGCATTTCTGGACTTTTTGATGTCCTTCAGAGAAAAGGTTCTTACAAAAACTTCGAGGAATGGATTTACTATTTCTTTGGAGAAGGCATTGCCAGACACTTTATGGTTCCCTACAATAACAAGGTATGGGCATGTCCTTTAAACAGGATGGATTATAATTGGATAGCCGAAAGGGTAAGCATTATCGATATCAAGAGGGTTCTGAAAAATATTATCTCTCTGAGGGATGACAGTGAATGGGGGCCCAATAATACATTCCGGTATCCCCTTTTTGAGGGCACTGGCGGTTTGTTCAATAAGTTTTTACCGTATACCCAAGATCACCTTTATTTGAACAAAAATGCCGTACGAATCGCCACTGACAGAAAAGAGGTTATTTTTGAAGATGGAGAAAAGGCTTCTTACGACGTATTAATCTCCACAATACCTCTCACTGAGCTTTTGGGCAAAATAGAAGACAAACCCGAATGGTTAGGAAGGTCTGTGGAGGAATTCCTCTGGAGTGGAGGCTACATGGTAGGCATTGGCATCAGGAAACCCTGCCCCAGCAATAAAAACTGGATCTATTTCCCCGAAAATAATTCACCTTTTTACAGAATCACCTATCTCTCCAATTATTCACCCAATATGACACCAACAGGGGAATTTTTTTCTTTTCTGGCTGAGACCTCTTACTCAAGGTTTAAGACCGTGTCAAAAGAAACTATCGTAGAGGAAACTATCCAGGGATTGATCAACTCAAAACTCTTAAAGGAGGAAGACAGGTCGCTGATAGTTTCAACATTTCTCATTGATGTGCCACACTCTTTTCCTGTTCCTTTCGTAGGGAGAGATACTACAATAAAGAATATTCAATCCTTTCTCTCAGAACAGAACATTTATTCCCGGGGGCGGTTTGGGGGATGGAAATATGAGGTTGGCAATATGGATCATTCGGTAATGCAGGGGATGGAAGTTGTAAACAGAATAGTATTCAACAAAGAAGAAACCCTCTATAAAATCTGA
- a CDS encoding glycosyltransferase family 4 protein encodes MGSLKITYVLPVYWPAIGGCELHTHELVKRLSERHDIQVITLIDNQKDKLSHELWVACILNASAQATEYNDNRAKVTRLPLSLIEKFMNLPLVRIQSPKLPDIVIRLAMEMLSNFYMKKLISLIKGSDILHCIHGGVSYFGYAAFKAARRLGIPFVYTPVLHLYHKDWLKEMKESRASNKSFLYNPQLHLSPRGWTDYFWYKVSSAADVLIAMTDFEKNFFVHHGISAEKVHKVGVGPLVANDSTSDFRQKYDLKDKKMVLFLGRNVEYKGIEELLMAARLVWKKLPDTYFFFAGPKEGNSEKIFNRYNDRRIKVLGFVSESQKTALLKACDVFCMPSMEESLGGTFLEAWMFEKPVIGARIPPLIELTNNGEGGFLVNPDPEEIAEKILLLLQDWELSNRMGQWGKKKMLDHYTWEIITHKMEDIYRKSAEINILRRI; translated from the coding sequence ATGGGTTCCTTAAAAATTACGTATGTGTTACCGGTATACTGGCCTGCAATAGGCGGGTGTGAACTGCACACCCATGAACTTGTAAAGAGGCTATCCGAAAGGCATGACATACAGGTTATAACCTTAATTGATAATCAGAAGGATAAGCTTTCCCACGAACTCTGGGTGGCATGTATACTGAATGCTTCCGCACAAGCAACTGAATACAATGATAACAGGGCAAAGGTGACCAGATTGCCATTAAGTCTGATAGAAAAATTCATGAACTTGCCTCTCGTCAGAATACAAAGCCCAAAACTGCCTGACATAGTTATCAGGTTGGCAATGGAAATGCTGTCAAATTTTTATATGAAGAAATTAATCAGCCTGATAAAGGGTTCTGATATTTTACACTGCATTCACGGCGGCGTCTCTTACTTTGGCTACGCAGCATTTAAGGCTGCACGAAGGCTTGGGATACCCTTTGTTTATACTCCTGTACTTCACCTGTATCACAAAGACTGGCTCAAAGAAATGAAAGAAAGCAGAGCCAGCAATAAGTCCTTTCTGTATAACCCGCAACTTCATCTCAGCCCGAGAGGCTGGACAGATTATTTCTGGTACAAAGTATCCTCCGCAGCAGATGTTCTTATTGCTATGACCGATTTTGAAAAGAATTTTTTTGTCCATCATGGCATATCTGCCGAAAAAGTACATAAAGTCGGTGTAGGGCCATTAGTTGCCAATGATTCCACATCAGACTTTCGGCAAAAGTATGATCTTAAAGATAAAAAAATGGTGCTATTTCTTGGGCGCAACGTGGAATATAAAGGAATAGAAGAGCTTTTAATGGCAGCCCGCCTCGTGTGGAAGAAACTGCCTGACACGTATTTCTTCTTTGCTGGGCCAAAAGAGGGTAACTCAGAAAAGATATTCAACCGGTATAATGACCGGAGAATAAAAGTCCTGGGTTTTGTGTCAGAAAGCCAAAAAACCGCCTTATTGAAAGCATGCGACGTCTTCTGCATGCCGTCAATGGAGGAGAGCCTGGGAGGGACGTTTCTCGAGGCATGGATGTTTGAAAAACCGGTTATCGGGGCCAGGATACCTCCTTTAATAGAACTTACCAATAACGGAGAGGGAGGATTTCTGGTAAATCCGGACCCCGAAGAGATAGCGGAAAAAATATTACTTCTGCTCCAGGACTGGGAACTCAGTAACCGTATGGGACAATGGGGAAAAAAGAAGATGCTTGATCATTATACGTGGGAAATCATTACACACAAAATGGAAGATATTTATCGTAAATCTGCGGAAATAAATATCCTGAGAAGAATATGA